Proteins encoded within one genomic window of Akkermansiaceae bacterium:
- a CDS encoding GNAT family N-acetyltransferase, translating to MSAIIRPFAAADTGDMSALMADLGYPSTPEQVAERMRSMSADYYHTLVAEVDGRVVGFIGVIVLPVYEYSIPVGWILALSVAEGHRRKGIGKALIAAAEDGLRSRGIEDVRLHSGLQRDDAHEFYTRLGYDKTGYRFKKRLLP from the coding sequence ATGTCCGCCATCATCCGCCCGTTCGCAGCCGCAGACACCGGTGACATGTCCGCCCTGATGGCGGATCTCGGCTACCCTTCCACCCCGGAGCAGGTCGCGGAACGCATGCGCTCCATGTCTGCGGACTACTACCATACGCTCGTCGCGGAGGTGGATGGCCGGGTCGTCGGCTTCATCGGTGTCATCGTCCTGCCGGTCTATGAATACTCCATCCCCGTCGGCTGGATCCTCGCCCTGTCCGTCGCGGAGGGCCACCGGCGGAAAGGCATCGGCAAGGCGCTCATCGCCGCCGCGGAGGACGGCCTCCGGTCCCGCGGCATCGAGGACGTCCGCCTCCACAGTGGTCTCCAGCGTGATGACGCCCACGAATTCTACACCCGGCTGGGGTATGACAAGACGGGCTACCGCTTCAAGAAGCGGCTGCTTCCATAA
- a CDS encoding RNA-binding protein translates to MDMDIYVGNLPYSAKEADIYEIFAPFGDVQSVKIITDRDTGSSKGFAFVTLADQSRVDEAVKALHDSDFQGRALRVNPSEPRQSAPRSGGGGYGGGGGYGGGGNRGGGYKGGGGGGGGYKGGGGNRGGGGGSRGGYGGGW, encoded by the coding sequence ATAGATATGGATATTTATGTGGGCAACCTGCCCTATTCCGCCAAAGAAGCTGATATTTACGAAATCTTCGCTCCTTTTGGTGATGTGCAATCGGTGAAAATCATCACCGACCGCGACACCGGATCCTCCAAGGGATTCGCCTTCGTGACCCTCGCGGACCAGTCCCGTGTGGACGAAGCGGTGAAAGCACTGCATGACAGCGATTTCCAAGGCCGCGCCCTGCGCGTGAACCCATCGGAACCCCGTCAATCCGCACCACGTAGTGGTGGCGGCGGTTACGGTGGTGGCGGCGGTTACGGTGGTGGTGGAAACCGCGGCGGTGGCTACAAAGGCGGCGGCGGTGGCGGCGGTGGCTACAAAGGCGGCGGTGGCAACCGTGGCGGTGGCGGCGGCAGCCGTGGCGGCTACGGCGGAGGCTGGTAA
- a CDS encoding Gfo/Idh/MocA family oxidoreductase, with product MSMTDRRNFIKATAAASAAFTFLPRHASGAPRKLGPDDKVNVAIIGTGGQGRSDMRQLLKLDDVRIIAIADPADSFSLDAFYYKGMGGRLPVKKEIEAHYQKADPAFRCADYVDFREMLEKEKDIDAVLVATPDHLHAYVSAYAMRAGKHVYCQKPLTHNIWEARHVAKVAQETGVATQLGSQGHSSDGTRETIELIQDGAIGAIREVHAWAGTGRWNPGLKGAPQGGAPVPAGLNWDLWLGPCEERPFDPAYFPVAWRDFWAFGTVGIGDIGCHDLNSAVRALDLQLPSRIEGSGAGGMNADIGPYGSIVNFEFDAKGDRPPVKLTWYDGGLMPVTHPLMEGVKLPGRGCVYIGEKGIIWAAGNGGPPNLILSEKGATHPKPAARIKRLPGGHYRNWIDACKGTEEAYSPFGFGAHLTEILLLGVLSLRMQKTIHWDAAEMKAKGMPEADKFIRESIRKGWEIV from the coding sequence ATGAGCATGACCGACAGGAGAAACTTCATCAAGGCGACCGCCGCCGCTTCCGCCGCCTTCACCTTCCTGCCGCGCCATGCGTCCGGCGCACCGCGCAAGCTGGGGCCGGATGACAAGGTGAACGTGGCCATCATCGGCACCGGCGGCCAGGGCCGTTCGGACATGCGCCAGCTCCTGAAGCTGGATGACGTGCGCATCATCGCCATCGCGGACCCCGCGGATTCCTTCAGCCTGGATGCCTTTTACTACAAGGGCATGGGCGGTCGGCTGCCGGTGAAGAAAGAGATCGAGGCCCACTACCAGAAGGCGGATCCGGCGTTCCGTTGCGCGGACTACGTGGACTTCCGCGAGATGCTGGAGAAGGAAAAGGACATCGACGCGGTGCTGGTGGCCACGCCGGACCACCTGCATGCCTATGTCTCCGCCTACGCCATGCGCGCGGGCAAGCACGTCTACTGCCAGAAGCCACTCACCCATAACATCTGGGAGGCCCGCCACGTGGCAAAGGTAGCGCAGGAGACCGGTGTCGCCACCCAGCTCGGCAGCCAGGGCCACTCATCCGACGGCACCCGCGAGACCATCGAGCTGATCCAGGACGGAGCCATCGGCGCGATCCGTGAAGTCCATGCGTGGGCAGGCACCGGCAGGTGGAACCCGGGTCTGAAAGGCGCGCCGCAGGGAGGTGCTCCGGTGCCCGCCGGGCTGAACTGGGACCTGTGGCTGGGGCCGTGCGAGGAGCGTCCGTTCGATCCCGCGTATTTCCCGGTGGCCTGGCGTGATTTCTGGGCCTTCGGCACCGTGGGTATCGGTGACATCGGCTGCCATGACCTGAACAGCGCGGTGCGCGCGCTGGATCTCCAGCTTCCTTCCAGGATCGAAGGCTCCGGCGCGGGCGGCATGAATGCCGATATCGGGCCGTATGGCTCAATCGTGAATTTCGAGTTCGATGCGAAGGGAGACCGGCCGCCGGTGAAGCTCACCTGGTATGATGGCGGCCTCATGCCGGTGACCCACCCGCTGATGGAAGGCGTGAAGTTGCCGGGCAGGGGCTGTGTCTACATCGGTGAGAAGGGCATCATCTGGGCTGCTGGCAATGGCGGCCCGCCGAATCTCATCCTGTCGGAAAAAGGCGCCACCCATCCGAAGCCCGCGGCCCGCATCAAGCGGCTGCCCGGCGGCCACTACCGGAACTGGATCGACGCCTGCAAGGGCACCGAGGAAGCCTACAGCCCGTTCGGCTTCGGCGCGCATCTCACGGAGATCCTGCTGCTGGGCGTGCTCTCCCTGCGCATGCAGAAGACCATCCACTGGGACGCGGCGGAGATGAAAGCCAAAGGGATGCCGGAAGCGGACAAGTTCATCCGCGAAAGCATCCGCAAGGGCTGGGAGATCGTGTGA
- the recJ gene encoding single-stranded-DNA-specific exonuclease RecJ: MRAEPFRWIARGEPFHTIGSGSSAEFPAILEHLILQRGLPVGDRLESFLRPRLADLADPFLIPGMRAAVERILLAVDRGEQVCIFGDYDVDGVTSIAIMRRILRSYGLEPRHFIPRRGSEGYGLNRAALERCMREGPKPDLLIAVDCGTVSVAEVAELNEKGVDVVIVDHHEPAEELPAAVAVVNPKRGDDFTYLCAAGVAFKVGHALLKTRQVSLDLKELLDLVAVATIADIVPMVGENRLLVRHGLRHLPGTLNPGLRALQEVTGMNGHATSMDVGFRIGPRLNAAGRMDVPEDALETLITDCRRLAMDLALKLDDYNRARQEHENLIRRQALEHLQRDFVPNRDPVIVIGSREWHPGVVGIVASRLMRQYHKPTFVIAIDGDGIGKGSGRSIEGVSLVEAIRACGDDLLAGGGHAMAAGLSIEEARLPSFRDRFAEYVRRNTNEDQLKPTLYYDAEISFGQLCLEFMDSYDLLQPFGNGNPQPVFISRGISLSRPPVRMKNQHLRFMLRQGYHEQDAVFFGGGEKALPDPPWDVAFTIDRNTFRGRTTLQLIVQDVRGAVPV; this comes from the coding sequence ATGCGAGCTGAACCTTTCCGATGGATTGCCCGCGGAGAACCGTTTCACACCATCGGAAGCGGTTCCTCCGCTGAATTTCCCGCGATCCTGGAGCACCTCATCCTCCAGCGCGGATTGCCCGTCGGAGACCGGCTGGAAAGTTTCCTCCGCCCCCGTCTGGCGGATCTGGCGGATCCTTTCCTCATTCCCGGCATGCGTGCCGCCGTGGAGCGCATCCTGCTGGCGGTGGACCGGGGGGAGCAGGTGTGCATCTTCGGCGACTATGACGTGGATGGGGTGACCTCCATCGCCATCATGCGGCGCATCCTCCGCAGCTACGGGCTGGAGCCGCGTCATTTCATCCCGCGGCGGGGATCGGAGGGCTACGGGCTGAACCGGGCGGCGCTGGAGCGCTGCATGCGGGAGGGGCCGAAACCGGACCTGCTCATCGCGGTGGACTGCGGGACCGTCTCCGTCGCGGAAGTCGCGGAGCTGAATGAAAAAGGTGTGGATGTGGTCATCGTGGACCATCATGAACCCGCCGAGGAACTGCCAGCGGCGGTGGCGGTGGTGAACCCGAAGCGCGGCGATGATTTCACCTACCTCTGTGCCGCCGGTGTCGCGTTCAAGGTGGGCCATGCCCTGCTGAAGACGCGGCAGGTTTCACTCGATCTCAAGGAACTGCTGGATCTGGTGGCGGTCGCCACCATCGCGGACATCGTGCCGATGGTGGGGGAAAACCGGCTGCTGGTGCGCCACGGCCTGCGCCACCTGCCCGGAACGCTCAATCCCGGCCTGCGCGCGTTGCAGGAGGTGACGGGCATGAACGGCCACGCCACCTCCATGGACGTCGGCTTCCGCATCGGCCCCCGGCTGAATGCCGCCGGGCGGATGGATGTGCCGGAGGACGCGCTGGAAACCCTCATCACCGACTGCCGGCGGCTGGCCATGGACCTGGCGCTGAAGCTGGATGACTACAACCGCGCCCGGCAGGAGCATGAAAACCTCATTCGCAGGCAGGCGCTGGAGCATCTTCAGAGAGACTTCGTTCCGAACCGGGACCCGGTCATCGTGATCGGCTCGCGGGAGTGGCATCCGGGGGTGGTCGGCATCGTCGCGTCGCGGCTGATGCGGCAGTATCACAAGCCGACCTTCGTCATCGCCATCGACGGTGACGGCATTGGGAAAGGCTCCGGCCGCAGCATCGAGGGCGTGTCCCTGGTGGAGGCGATCCGTGCCTGTGGTGACGACCTGCTGGCAGGCGGTGGCCACGCGATGGCGGCTGGCCTTTCCATCGAGGAAGCGCGGCTTCCTTCCTTCCGCGACCGCTTCGCCGAATACGTGCGGCGGAACACGAACGAGGATCAACTGAAGCCGACGCTCTACTATGATGCGGAGATCAGCTTCGGCCAGCTCTGCCTGGAGTTCATGGACAGCTATGACCTGCTCCAGCCCTTCGGCAACGGGAACCCGCAGCCGGTGTTCATTTCACGGGGCATCTCCCTCAGCCGTCCGCCGGTGCGGATGAAAAACCAGCACCTGCGCTTCATGCTCCGCCAGGGCTACCATGAGCAGGATGCCGTGTTCTTCGGCGGTGGGGAAAAGGCGCTGCCGGACCCACCGTGGGATGTGGCATTCACCATCGACCGCAATACGTTCCGCGGCAGGACGACGCTCCAGTTGATCGTCCAGGATGTCCGTGGGGCCGTACCGGTTTGA